The genomic stretch GAAGATCCTATACCGTCGTTAGTCGTTCATCCGAATATACAGGATGGACTACGCTGGCGCTTATACCGATGGATTCGCTGCTTAGCGAATCCGTGAAGCTTCGCAAGCTGATGGCTGAAGTATCGGTGCTGGTCCTGATCGTCGTGTTAATCTGCTCACTGCAGGTATCATCCCGAATTACTATTAATATTAGGCGTCTGAAGTCCATGATGATGCTAGTGAAGGACGGGAATTTGTCGTTCCCAATGAAGGAAATCAAAACGAAGGACGAGGTAGGCCAGCTGTACCATGTCTTTATCAGCATGGTGGAGGAATTGAAGAGGCTGCTTGAAGGGATTCGAATTAGTGAGAAGGAGAAGCGCGAAGCCGAGTTGACTGCTCTTCAGGCTCAGATACGTCCGCATTTTCTATACAACTCCCTCAATACCATCAAATATTTGGCAAAGCTGAATGGGGTGCCCAATATTGAGGAGGTATCTGGCTCATTAATCGAGCTGATGCGTGGGGTTCTAGGGAATTCTAATGAATATCTTACGGTTCGTGAGGAGCTGGACTATGTACGAAGCTATATCTCCATCGTGAAATACAAGTATATGCAGCCGATTCCAGTATATGAGGAGATTAATGATGAAGCCTTGCTGGAGTGTCAGGTCCCCAAGCTAATGCTGCAGCCTATTGTAGAGAACGCTATCATCCATGGAATTGGTCCGCTGGAGGAAGGGGGATCGGTCATGATTCGCGTTTGCGAAGAAAATCACGACCTTAAAATCGAAGTGATGGACAACGGCAAAGGCATGACTCAGGAGCAAATGGACTTGCTGCTGGGCGAGAAAAGTAAAGAAGAGGCCCCCTCCCGCTTCAGCGGCATGGGGGTGCGCAATGTGCATGAACGAATCGTTCGTATGTATGGGGAGCCCTACGGCGTGAAGCTGTACAGCGAGCCGGGACTGTATACGAAGGTTGTGATCACTTTTCCCGTTCTGCGGGAGAAGGGAAAATCCGCTCAAGAGGTGATATAGATTATGTTTCAAGTGCTGCTGGTAGACGACGAGCCGTTGGCTCGCAACAATTTATGGACGTTAGTGGATCTCCGAAAGCACGGCTTCGAAATATGTGGCGAAGCACATAACGGGGTCATGGCATTGTCGATGATCGAGCAATCTTCGCCACATATCGCTATTATTGACGTGAATATGCCTGAGATGAACGGCGTGGAGCTTAATCGAACGATCAAAGAACGATATCCAGCCATAAAGACAATTATGCTTAGCAGCTTTGACGACTACGATTATGTACGAGATTGCTTGAAGAACGGCTCCATCGATTATTTGCTGAAGCATCGGCTCGATGGCGCAACGCTTATCAGCATGTTGAACAAGGCGGTCATGGAGCTGGGCAAGGAGGATCGGATGCTGGAGGACCGCAACGCCCAGAAGGCAATGGCTGAACGAATGAATCCCGTGCTTATCCGTGGTTATATCGCCGATCTGGTAAGAGGGACACCAGAGTCAACCCAGGTGCTTGAAGCCTTTGCGCGGAAGAATGGATCATATCCTCAGGCGGTCAGCTTTGCGGCAGCTTCGCTTCAGATTGTCTCTTTCCTGCTGCTGACACAATCCTACAGCGACGTACAGACGAATCGACTCGTCCAGCAGGCCGTCGAGATTATGCAGCAGAGTTTGGGTGATATAGAGGAGCGCACGGCCGCTTACCTTGAGAACGGACGTCTTGTTGTCATATTTGCGTTCAAGGAACGAAGCGAGCATGCTGCTGCAAGCGAGGCCGACCGAATGATGAGCAAGCTTCGCCATACGTTAGAGTTGTTCCTGAATTTGAAGTGTGTCTATGCCGTAGGCCATATATGCCGCAGCTTGTCTCAGCTTGGAGCGAGCTATGGCTCTGCCGAACGGGCGCTAGACTCTTCATCCGTAGCGGAACCGAGTGGCCAAGCGACGGGATGGGGAGGCGGCATATACGGTCAGCGCGTTACATTAACCATCGAAGAGCAGAAGCAGCTGTTTCTCTCCATTGAGATGCTCGACAAGGAAGGTGTGCATCGGCTGATTGCATCCGTATTCGAAAGCATCCGGGAGCAACCGGTTCATTCCCATTCGGTGCAGATGATCATCGGCGAGCTGCTGCATATCGGTGATAAAGCTTTGAAGAAATGGATGTCTCAGGTCGACTCCGTATTGGCTGGACTTCC from Paenibacillus sp. FSL H8-0548 encodes the following:
- a CDS encoding sensor histidine kinase gives rise to the protein MKLSTLQRWISPSLSIQGKIFIAFSLVALLSIFSISGIVYLNMRQTIKDNAVTSVSDSIRQADESLNIMLEEIDRLNTVVVTNKNTVIDTLLSPSEEISYGWFLEQKRIDEFLSVLIDYKPYISRIAVVGLNGKVFFSGGPWLDRTILGTPMMDYMLGNGSRHAYLKQTGVSDAIIIGREIRYNRETIGIVLVDLNYDFIKKTYGVKPTADSMLYVLDKGGGFVYQSESAPSFAPSIEKIVSIRQEFTGPGDAAEMIIDGRSYTVVSRSSEYTGWTTLALIPMDSLLSESVKLRKLMAEVSVLVLIVVLICSLQVSSRITINIRRLKSMMMLVKDGNLSFPMKEIKTKDEVGQLYHVFISMVEELKRLLEGIRISEKEKREAELTALQAQIRPHFLYNSLNTIKYLAKLNGVPNIEEVSGSLIELMRGVLGNSNEYLTVREELDYVRSYISIVKYKYMQPIPVYEEINDEALLECQVPKLMLQPIVENAIIHGIGPLEEGGSVMIRVCEENHDLKIEVMDNGKGMTQEQMDLLLGEKSKEEAPSRFSGMGVRNVHERIVRMYGEPYGVKLYSEPGLYTKVVITFPVLREKGKSAQEVI
- a CDS encoding helix-turn-helix domain-containing protein, encoding MFQVLLVDDEPLARNNLWTLVDLRKHGFEICGEAHNGVMALSMIEQSSPHIAIIDVNMPEMNGVELNRTIKERYPAIKTIMLSSFDDYDYVRDCLKNGSIDYLLKHRLDGATLISMLNKAVMELGKEDRMLEDRNAQKAMAERMNPVLIRGYIADLVRGTPESTQVLEAFARKNGSYPQAVSFAAASLQIVSFLLLTQSYSDVQTNRLVQQAVEIMQQSLGDIEERTAAYLENGRLVVIFAFKERSEHAAASEADRMMSKLRHTLELFLNLKCVYAVGHICRSLSQLGASYGSAERALDSSSVAEPSGQATGWGGGIYGQRVTLTIEEQKQLFLSIEMLDKEGVHRLIASVFESIREQPVHSHSVQMIIGELLHIGDKALKKWMSQVDSVLAGLPERGELGKLGSVREMEQWLQAFYSSLLSLLKERHALGPYSRHVSQAIVFILEKYSGSATLELAAGAIGLNPSYLSRIFKEETQSTFSEYLNRVRIDTARKLLESGQYSIKQISSQAGFSSYNYFFRVFKEMTGVTPQAYLNGLGSGGVVAKL